One part of the Xiphophorus maculatus strain JP 163 A chromosome 1, X_maculatus-5.0-male, whole genome shotgun sequence genome encodes these proteins:
- the LOC111609626 gene encoding uncharacterized protein At5g50100, chloroplastic-like — protein sequence MFTSPKLRNFPIASASFGWIIESIALQCLIRVVLLVMFCKVRVGLATAASLRFPSCINPTVKLVTPGFCRHQRRNLNSESAGVRVLYDELCPICMTEIRFLQFLQRNQPGKVHFIDISSPGYDGAKYNDVTYEMAMEEMTVIDEKDEVHRGVPAFAVMYGAVGLGWLGHFMMWSPVRPFLDKSYAIFARNRLKWTGRAEDCTTGRCEKKSVDSS from the exons ATGTTTACTTCGCCAAAGTTAAGGAACTTTCCAATAGCTTCAGCCTCATTCGGCTGGATTATTGAATCGATCGCTTTACAGTGTCTTATTCGAGTGGTTTTGTTAGTTATGTTTTGTAAAGTTAGAGTGGGTTTGGCCACGGCGGCTTCACTCAGGTTCCCCAGTTGTATAAATCCGACAGTGAAACTGGTGACGCCTGGGTTCTGTAGGCACCAGCGGAGGAACCTGAACTCCGAATCTGCAGGTGTCAGG GTGTTGTATGATGAGTTGTGTCCCATCTGCATGACAGAGATCCGCTTCCTCCAGTTCCTGCAAAGAAACCAGCCTGGGAAAGTTCATTTTATTGACATCTCTAGCCCAGGCTACGACGGCGCAAAATACAATGATGTCACCTATGAGATGGCCATGGAGGAAATGACTGTAATCGATGAGAAAGACGAG GTGCATCGCGGCGTTCCAGCGTTTGCAGTGATGTATGGCGCCGTTGGGCTCGGCTGGTTGGGCCACTTTATGATGTGGTCACCGGTGAGGCCGTTTTTGGATAAGTCATACGCCATCTTTGCAAGGAATCGACTTAAGTGGACTGGACGGGCAGAGGATTGCACAACAGGACGCTGTGAAAAGAAATCAGTTGACTCCTCCTAA